A window from Thermomonas aquatica encodes these proteins:
- a CDS encoding NAD(P)/FAD-dependent oxidoreductase gives MHDASQGFDFDVVIVGASFAGAACALAAAQRGLRVCVLERKRDPGDKLRTTGIIVKEAAEHTLLHRLPAAMTRRIESVRLYAPSLRQVALAAPGYYFLTTDTPAVMRWLAQELRAHGVDLRLDCAFTDAERIADGWQVQAAGSTRYLVGADGARSRVARRCGLGEVRQFLYGIEYEFPGAKLADPDALHCFISKRYAPGYIGWLAQNPGGVQAGLALRHDPANARVPDIDGFLLRAGMAGGLPRHLKPGHTRAGLIPCSGPVAGLARDRAILTGDAAGIVSPVTAGGIHAAWEHGWAVGRAIAAQLRDGGPPAEQAAIDAAPRFRAKRALRWAYDRLQFDWPFDLLLHSPPLRWAAEQVYFHKRRA, from the coding sequence ATGCACGACGCAAGCCAGGGTTTCGACTTCGACGTGGTCATCGTCGGCGCCAGTTTCGCCGGTGCCGCCTGCGCGCTCGCCGCCGCCCAGCGCGGCTTGCGCGTATGCGTGCTGGAACGCAAGCGCGACCCCGGCGACAAGCTGCGCACCACCGGCATCATCGTCAAGGAAGCGGCCGAGCACACCCTGCTGCACCGCCTGCCCGCGGCGATGACCCGGCGCATCGAATCGGTGCGGCTGTACGCACCCAGCCTCAGGCAGGTCGCGCTGGCCGCGCCCGGCTACTACTTCCTCACCACCGACACGCCCGCGGTGATGCGCTGGCTGGCGCAGGAGTTGCGCGCGCACGGCGTCGACCTGCGGCTGGACTGCGCGTTCACCGATGCCGAACGCATCGCCGATGGCTGGCAGGTGCAGGCCGCGGGCAGCACGCGCTACCTGGTCGGCGCCGATGGCGCGCGTTCGCGGGTGGCGCGGCGCTGCGGCCTGGGCGAAGTACGCCAGTTCCTGTACGGCATCGAATACGAATTCCCCGGCGCGAAGCTGGCCGACCCCGACGCCCTGCACTGCTTCATCAGCAAGCGCTACGCACCGGGCTACATCGGCTGGCTGGCGCAGAACCCCGGCGGCGTGCAGGCCGGGCTGGCCTTGCGCCACGACCCGGCGAACGCGCGGGTGCCGGACATCGACGGCTTCCTGCTGCGCGCGGGCATGGCGGGCGGGCTGCCTCGCCATCTGAAGCCCGGGCATACCCGCGCCGGCCTGATTCCCTGCAGCGGGCCGGTGGCCGGCCTGGCCCGCGACCGCGCGATCCTCACCGGCGACGCCGCCGGGATCGTCTCGCCGGTGACCGCCGGCGGCATCCATGCCGCATGGGAGCATGGCTGGGCGGTCGGCCGCGCCATCGCCGCGCAGCTGCGCGATGGCGGGCCGCCGGCGGAACAGGCGGCGATCGATGCCGCGCCGCGCTTCCGCGCCAAGCGCGCCCTGCGCTGGGCTTACGACCGCCTGCAGTTCGACTGGCCGTTCGACCTGCTGCTGCATTCGCCGCCGTTGCGCTGGGCCGCGGAGCAGGTGTATTTCCACAAGCGCAGGGCGTGA